In Nocardia asteroides, a single genomic region encodes these proteins:
- a CDS encoding nitric oxide synthase oxygenase has translation MSSALPLSPPESPVCSDLPRRLRECLEFFRLPELAHLTSERGVGAALELRFNGSYTQTPEEVLIGARLAWRNHARCVGRKHWRSLKLIDARQARTARELADACFRHLREATNNGAIQSTITVGPPRRPDGAEYRILNSQLIRYAGYRRPDGSIIGDPGSVEITDLALRLGWHGAGTRFDVLPLIVSTPDEPLARFDIPAELVREVRIEHPELPWFAELDLKWHALPAVSNMDLEIGGVTYPFAPFNGWYVGYEIGARNLADPERYDMLPAVAAHLGLDTSHPRTMWRDRALIELNRAVLHSFRTERVAMVDHHTVAKQFCEHVEKEASAGRRCPTDWSWINPPLSSGLVPTFHRYFDEPEPELRPNFVARA, from the coding sequence GTGAGTTCAGCGTTACCCCTGTCGCCGCCCGAATCGCCGGTCTGCTCCGACCTGCCGCGCCGGCTGCGCGAATGCCTCGAATTCTTCCGCCTCCCCGAACTGGCGCACCTCACCTCGGAACGCGGCGTCGGCGCCGCGCTCGAGCTGCGCTTCAACGGGAGTTACACACAGACGCCGGAAGAGGTGCTGATCGGCGCCCGGCTCGCCTGGCGCAACCACGCGCGCTGCGTCGGCCGGAAGCATTGGCGCTCCTTGAAACTCATCGACGCCAGGCAGGCGCGCACCGCCCGCGAGCTGGCCGATGCCTGCTTTCGGCACCTGCGCGAGGCCACCAACAACGGGGCCATTCAATCCACCATCACCGTCGGACCCCCGCGCCGCCCGGACGGTGCGGAGTACCGGATTCTGAACTCGCAGCTCATCCGGTACGCCGGGTATCGCCGGCCGGACGGGAGCATCATCGGCGACCCCGGCAGCGTCGAGATCACCGACCTGGCACTGCGATTGGGCTGGCACGGGGCAGGCACCCGATTCGACGTGCTACCCCTGATCGTCAGCACCCCCGACGAGCCGCTCGCCCGCTTCGACATCCCGGCCGAGCTGGTCCGCGAGGTGCGCATCGAGCACCCCGAGCTCCCCTGGTTCGCCGAGCTCGACCTGAAGTGGCACGCGCTGCCCGCCGTCTCCAACATGGACCTGGAGATCGGCGGCGTCACCTACCCCTTCGCCCCCTTCAACGGGTGGTACGTCGGGTACGAGATCGGCGCCCGCAACCTCGCCGATCCCGAGCGCTACGACATGCTCCCCGCGGTCGCCGCGCACCTCGGCTTGGATACCTCGCACCCGCGCACGATGTGGCGCGATCGGGCCCTGATCGAGCTGAATCGCGCCGTGCTGCACAGCTTCCGGACCGAGCGAGTGGCGATGGTGGATCATCACACGGTGGCGAAGCAGTTCTGTGAGCATGTCGAGAAGGAGGCGTCCGCCGGTCGCCGCTGCCCCACCGACTGGTCCTGGATCAACCCGCCGCTCTCGTCGGGGTTGGTGCCGACATTCCACCGCTACTTCGACGAGCCCGAGCCGGAGTTGCGTCCGAATTTCGTCGCGAGAGCGTAG
- a CDS encoding alpha-hydroxy-acid oxidizing protein: MSSFVDFQNEIYLGGLGGLRPDLPMTAAGLAERARRELSPEAYAYVAGSASAERTAAANEAAFDHYRILPRMLRGTTAPGARDLSVEVLGTRLAAPVLTAPVGVLELLRERGEVLVAEATKELGLGMVLSTASSSTIEEVGAAAGDWWYQLYWPADDELARSFVTRAEAAGAKAVIVTADTPALGWRPRDLEQAHLPFLLGKGIANYLSDPVFRAKLATPPEESDDAMRMAILTWVGLFGNHALRPADLAKLREWTDLPIAVKGLLHPADARQVVNAGADAVIVSNHGGRQVDGAIAALDALPAVVAAIGDRADVLFDSGIRTGSDALIALALGAKAVLYGRPWAYGLGLAGRDGVRHALRVLLADFDSALGLSGSAGVTGLDRSLLSIVR; the protein is encoded by the coding sequence GTGAGCAGCTTCGTCGACTTCCAGAACGAGATCTACCTGGGCGGACTCGGCGGGCTGCGCCCGGATCTGCCGATGACGGCGGCCGGGCTGGCGGAGCGGGCGCGGCGCGAACTGTCGCCGGAGGCGTACGCCTACGTCGCGGGCAGCGCCTCCGCCGAGCGCACCGCCGCCGCCAACGAGGCGGCCTTCGACCACTACCGGATCCTGCCCCGGATGCTGCGCGGCACCACCGCCCCCGGCGCCCGCGACCTCTCCGTCGAGGTGCTCGGCACCCGGCTGGCCGCGCCGGTGCTCACCGCCCCCGTGGGCGTGCTGGAGTTGCTGCGCGAACGCGGCGAGGTGCTTGTCGCCGAGGCGACGAAGGAACTCGGGCTCGGCATGGTGCTCTCCACCGCCTCCTCCAGCACCATCGAGGAGGTCGGCGCCGCCGCGGGCGACTGGTGGTACCAGCTCTACTGGCCCGCCGACGACGAACTCGCCCGCTCCTTCGTCACCCGCGCCGAGGCCGCGGGCGCCAAGGCCGTCATCGTCACCGCCGACACCCCCGCGCTCGGCTGGCGCCCGCGCGACCTCGAGCAGGCGCACCTGCCCTTCCTGCTCGGCAAGGGCATCGCCAACTACCTCTCCGACCCGGTCTTCCGCGCCAAGCTCGCCACCCCGCCGGAGGAGTCCGACGACGCCATGCGGATGGCCATCCTGACCTGGGTCGGGCTCTTCGGCAACCACGCCCTGCGCCCCGCCGACCTCGCCAAACTGCGCGAATGGACCGATCTCCCGATCGCCGTCAAGGGGCTGCTGCACCCCGCCGACGCCCGCCAGGTGGTCAACGCGGGCGCCGACGCGGTGATCGTCAGCAACCACGGCGGCCGCCAGGTGGACGGCGCCATCGCCGCCCTCGACGCGCTCCCCGCCGTCGTCGCCGCCATCGGCGACCGCGCCGACGTCCTCTTCGACTCCGGCATCCGCACCGGCTCCGACGCGCTGATCGCCCTCGCCCTCGGCGCCAAGGCCGTCCTCTACGGCCGCCCCTGGGCCTACGGCCTCGGCCTGGCCGGCCGCGACGGCGTCCGGCACGCCCTCCGCGTACTACTCGCCGACTTCGACTCCGCCCTCGGCCTTTCCGGCTCCGCCGGCGTCACCGGCCTCGACCGCTCGCTGCTCTCCATCGTCCGCTGA
- a CDS encoding Fic family protein: MDLDAMRGSPIGQLVPTSGFDRRFAERFTCSAYLPDPLPRSLQLSTQTWSLVVDATAAMARADEAAAKLPNPSLLVRPTTRREAVSTSAIEGTYAALTDVLEADFLELNQLSESVGEVQNYVRAAELAYQWVADGRPITVRLLEDLQAVLVRGTHSDGRDAGSVRTTQVFIGVGRGRVENARFVPPPPGDLLRDGLAAWERWVREPSELPAIVRIALAHYQFEALHPFTDGNGRLGRLVALLQLVVSGELRSPVLNLSAWLETNRAEYQNGLLDVSLTGRWDPWVAFLSAAIHAEALETSARAERLSRLREQFQDRVRHLRRGSAAVAIAQDLIGYPMLTARLAAELHGVSYQTANEGIKKLVELGVLRQRAEGRYDRIFVCDPVLRALEA, encoded by the coding sequence GTGGATCTCGATGCGATGCGTGGGAGCCCGATCGGGCAGCTTGTACCGACCTCCGGATTCGATCGGCGTTTCGCCGAGCGCTTCACCTGCTCGGCGTACCTACCTGATCCGCTGCCACGGTCGCTACAGTTATCGACGCAGACCTGGTCGCTGGTGGTCGACGCGACCGCCGCGATGGCACGGGCGGACGAAGCCGCAGCCAAGTTGCCCAACCCATCTCTGCTGGTGCGCCCGACGACCCGGCGCGAAGCCGTGAGCACCTCCGCCATCGAGGGCACGTATGCGGCGCTCACCGATGTGCTGGAGGCGGATTTTCTGGAGCTGAACCAGCTCTCGGAGAGCGTCGGTGAGGTGCAGAACTACGTGCGCGCCGCCGAGCTGGCCTACCAGTGGGTCGCGGACGGTCGGCCGATCACCGTGCGCCTGCTCGAGGATCTGCAGGCCGTGCTCGTCCGCGGCACCCACAGTGACGGACGGGACGCGGGCAGCGTTCGTACGACCCAGGTTTTCATCGGGGTCGGACGGGGGCGCGTCGAGAATGCGCGCTTCGTTCCGCCGCCACCGGGTGACCTGCTCCGCGATGGTCTCGCCGCGTGGGAACGGTGGGTGCGGGAGCCGTCGGAGCTGCCCGCCATCGTCCGGATCGCCCTCGCGCACTATCAATTCGAGGCGCTGCACCCGTTCACGGACGGCAACGGCCGGCTCGGCCGGCTGGTCGCGCTCCTGCAACTGGTGGTGAGCGGTGAACTGCGTTCGCCGGTGCTCAATCTCTCGGCCTGGCTCGAAACCAATCGCGCCGAATATCAGAATGGCCTGCTCGACGTCTCGCTGACCGGTCGCTGGGACCCGTGGGTCGCATTCCTGTCCGCCGCGATTCACGCCGAAGCACTGGAGACTTCGGCGCGGGCCGAACGCCTGTCCAGGCTCCGCGAGCAGTTTCAGGACAGGGTCAGGCACCTGCGGCGCGGTAGTGCCGCCGTCGCGATCGCGCAGGACCTGATCGGATACCCGATGCTGACCGCCAGGCTCGCCGCTGAGCTGCACGGGGTCTCGTACCAGACCGCGAACGAGGGCATCAAGAAGCTGGTGGAGTTGGGGGTGCTGCGCCAACGCGCGGAGGGGCGTTACGACCGGATCTTCGTCTGTGATCCCGTTCTGCGTGCCCTCGAGGCGTGA
- a CDS encoding NAD(P)H-quinone oxidoreductase, with protein sequence MRAVRLTGFGGPEVLAWGETPDVTPANGEVLIEVAAAGVNRADLLQRQGNYPPPPGASETLGLECSGVIAELGDGVRDWSVGDRVCALLSGGGYAERVAVPSGQLLPVPEGLDLAAAAGLPEVAATVYSNLVSTAGLRAGQLLLVHGGGSGIGTHAIQLAKQLGARVAVTAGSAEKLARCVELGADIAIDYQNQDFVEVLREHGGADVILDNMGAAYLPRNIEALAPHGHLVVIGMQGGVRAELNLGALLRKWGTIHATNLRGRPATGPGSKAEVIAGVRERVWPLVAAGAIVPVIHAEVRDPAEAHRLLDGSGTVGKVLLRVG encoded by the coding sequence GTGCGCGCTGTGCGATTGACCGGATTCGGTGGCCCCGAGGTGCTGGCCTGGGGCGAGACGCCCGACGTCACCCCCGCCAACGGTGAGGTGCTGATCGAGGTGGCGGCGGCCGGGGTGAACCGGGCCGACCTGCTGCAACGTCAGGGCAACTACCCGCCGCCGCCGGGGGCGAGCGAGACGCTCGGGCTGGAGTGCTCGGGGGTGATCGCGGAGCTCGGCGACGGCGTGCGGGACTGGTCGGTCGGCGACCGGGTCTGCGCGCTGCTCTCCGGCGGCGGCTACGCCGAGCGGGTCGCGGTGCCATCGGGCCAGCTGCTCCCGGTGCCGGAGGGGCTGGATCTGGCCGCCGCGGCCGGGTTGCCCGAGGTCGCGGCCACCGTGTACTCGAACCTGGTCAGCACCGCGGGGCTGCGCGCGGGGCAGCTGCTGCTCGTGCACGGTGGCGGTAGCGGGATCGGCACGCACGCCATTCAGCTGGCGAAGCAGCTGGGGGCGCGGGTGGCGGTGACCGCGGGGTCGGCGGAGAAGCTCGCGCGCTGCGTCGAGCTGGGCGCCGATATCGCGATCGACTACCAGAACCAGGACTTCGTGGAGGTGCTGCGAGAGCACGGCGGCGCCGACGTCATCCTGGACAATATGGGCGCGGCCTACCTGCCCCGCAATATCGAGGCGCTGGCCCCGCACGGCCACCTGGTGGTGATCGGCATGCAGGGCGGCGTGCGGGCGGAGCTGAATCTCGGTGCGCTGCTGCGCAAGTGGGGCACCATCCACGCCACCAACCTGCGCGGCAGGCCCGCCACGGGGCCGGGCAGCAAGGCCGAGGTGATCGCGGGGGTGCGGGAGCGGGTCTGGCCGCTGGTGGCCGCGGGCGCGATCGTCCCGGTGATCCACGCCGAGGTGCGCGATCCGGCCGAGGCGCACCGGCTGCTCGACGGCTCGGGCACGGTCGGGAAGGTGCTGCTCAGGGTCGGCTGA